The following is a genomic window from Xenopus laevis strain J_2021 chromosome 2L, Xenopus_laevis_v10.1, whole genome shotgun sequence.
taatgttttttttccaggaacACAACCTGTCTGCCTAAATCATTACAAAACCAAAATATCATTACAAAATAGCTAGTCTAAgcaaataaaattacaattttgtcCACTTTAATCAatatctctcacacacacacacacacacacacacacacacacacacacacacacagcatgtgAAAACTGCTTCAGAAGATGGACGTAATTATTAATTTCCACAAGGATAATGGAGTCCACTTTGTTTAAGACACAGAAGTAGATTAGATCAGTCACAATTAAAGTTTCACTTTAATGCTGTGTAAACAATTTCATCTTTAATCAGTTCAAGTTTTGAAACACATTTTGgtagacaaaaatgtttttctttacaaaatgAATTGTACGGCTGAAATTTGGAGGAACATTCTTGAAGTAGATGCTGACACCAATGGTAATAGAAATCCACAGTCAGTAAAGTACTGAGATCTTTGAACTGACTTGTATCCTCCACTCAGACCTGTTTGGAATATGAATTGAATTCCCATACATTTAATACAGTCAAAGATTTTCTAAACACTGCTGTAAATGAGTGATCAAAGAGATTTAGAAATCATGAAGTTGTGAGAATAGGTTCTCTCCACCTCCCCACAAAAGGCTTGTTTCAGGAAGAGGTCAGACAAATCCATTCAGGAACACAATTTGTTGAGAACATTTATTCATCAATGTGTAAAATCTCAGGCTTTAAAATTCTGTTTTGTATTTTGCCACCAGTTTTAATAGATGGCAAGCTTTTTCACAAAATCAAACTGGCAAGCAATTTCAGTTTCACAAAAGGCTAATTTTTCCTGAAGCAATGGATGTGTGTGCAGTTGTTAAACACATTAAAATGATTAGCTTTAGCTTTTTGCCCCCCTCACCACTGCACACAagaaaatatttatgaaaatttcAAATTGACAAAAAAAACGATTTGTCAGTGCTAGAAATTTTAGGATTTGTTTTTTCCTATATCTAAAGCAAGGATAGACGAATCCTAGAATCTTGTTCTGACATTTAGGGCAGTGACATGTATTTGTTTGTCATCCATGGGAAATAGCCTTTCACACAGGCTACAGTGCATCCGACAATCCCTTCTAAAGCAGGAGAACACTTGCTGTGGAGATCCAGCTTAAACATGACAAAATTATGGAAGGAGCAATATTCTCACAATTAAGCTGATCAATgcatgtaaagtgtttttttgcaGGATAATCCCGATTCTCCTGACGCTTTGTCAATTAGGGGAGAGGCGATCTCCTGTGGACAACAAACTAGTACatctgccattgccctaagaACGAAATGCTGGtaagcaaaattaaatttaagataagaaaaggtTAATCTGCCAAAATGTGGTCATAATCTAAAAACAAGCCATAATTCATAATGTGAACACCATTACCTGCAGAATAGTGAATTAGTGAAAAAAAGTAGTGAAAAAATTTGGACAGATGAAATTATTCTGGACACCAAAAATAGTTAAAATCGTTAAAATccttagaaaaatattttagaaaaggagaatgtaattttttttataaaaatgctggcaagaaaaaaaaagtacattactTGTTTCTGCACCAAATGACAAAGTACATATGTACCCTGAAAACTTGTACTACTGAAGGAAGTGGAGCAGTGTTTTTGGAAAAAGTCTAATGTGTTACTGGATGTAAGCATGGAGAGAGCATCTATATCATGTAAGCAATACCTTACAATAACTGCTCTGCCAGTCTCACTGATGCATATTCACAGTAAAAGTTAGATGCCATATTTTAGATAGTTTAGCAGACACAAACCTTTATCCTTTATGGAGTTTTATGAGCCAGTTTGTTTTTAACAGAAATTATACCAAATTTGCAAGGAATGAAGAATGTTAGTCTTCGAATGGCTGTTTAAATTTTCCTAGTCTGGTCGTCCCATCCTGAATCAATTTGTagattgagggaaaaaaaaaaaaattatatatatattttaaaaaatatatatattttttttttttccctaaacaaTTTCATATTTTGCCTTCAAACCACCTAAAAAATGCACATCAAGGTCAAGATTATATGGCAAACAAGTGTATTTAATGGATTTTTACAGATTAGTTTAAAACCCAATTTCATAGCTTTATATCATGGTTAAAGCTTTAAAGTAATTTACAGATTTGATCACTCACATATGCAGTTCAGACttttaaaagttttgttttaagAATCACAAAACTcagtttttgcatgttttttaatgattctttttccttcatatatgtatataatataaatgttttttttttttgcaatcagaTTTTCTGgagttttattgaaattgtacatgaacaataaatttgtaaatacaatcacagAACAAACGGTCAAGGATTTTGTTACCCAAGCCAAACGTGTTAGGCATACTTTtgccttcataaaaaaaaattaaataaacacaacttcACCTAGTTCTAGGAATCAAAAACTGCACAGTCATTTAATACATgaatctttaaaatattttttgattttttttttttataacttgagaCAGCACTAGTGTTTAAGTTTATATACAGCTTAATCCTGTAGAAGATACTCCAAATCCAAGGGGAAATTGTCAATACTGCATTCTGTCAAAATCATGATTGAACATTGTCCAACAGCATTAAAACCCCtctcataagaaaaaaaatcaagtctaaaactactaaaacacTGGTAATCTTTTAGTATTCTTGAAACGGGGAGGGGTTGTAACAAatgatttttaaacaaaattacttAATAGCACAAACACATTGCAGTCCATGTCCAGAAGACAATGCCACAAAATGACTTCTCTAAATATAAGCAGACAAAACTTTCTGCACGGTGGTGgaatgggaaaggaaaaaaaagagctCAAATCCAAGATTTGTGCTCCAGTTAATTGCTAACTTTTGCCAATAATACTCTCTCCAAATCCCAATATCCAGAACACAAGGTTCAGCAATACTTGAAATACCATAACTCTACCAGTGCATACCATTTCAATACCAACTGTAACATAGCAATAAAGCAAAAGCTAAGGTATATACAGCGTAATGAAGAAACACTGCCTATAAAAATTACAGGCAGCATTCCacaagcacaaatatatatatgaaatatatatttaagagtgTGTGTATATGCGTGTTCTGTCTGATGAATATGACCTTGCCTACTTCCACTGCTGCCCATAAGTATCCTGATAAAACTCCTGGTTGTCATTACTGTAACCATAGTTACCAGTATAATCACCACCTTGCTGCAATGGCTGCTGGGCGATAGGCTGGGTCCCCCAGTTCTGTTGATTGTTGGTCTGGCGGCGCTTGGAGTCTGGCTGGGTATAACCATCTGCCTTTCTTTTACCACCAATGTTGCCACCTCTGCTGCCACGGCTACCTCTCGAACTCCGTCCTCGTGGCTGTTGAGGAGCGGGCCCTCCGCGTCCACCACGGGAACCTCGAGGAGGGCCCATTGGAGAACCTCTAGGAGCATAGCTGGATCTCCCTCCACGTTGGGGAGGAACAGATCTACCTCTGGGGGGCGGTGGTCCACCCCTTCCGCCTCTACCTCCTCTTCCTCGCACAGGGTAGCCATCGTCATAGCCATAGTATGGATCATCATAACCCCCACGGTAGTCATGATAGTCGTACGAATAATAATCATCGTAGTAATCTTCATATCCATAGTAATCTTGGGGAAAGGAATAGCCCCCTCTGCCTCCACGGCCCCTGCCTCTACCAGAAGGTGGCATACGAGGTGGGGGGTAATAGTAATAATCGTCATACCTAATGAATTAAAACAATAGTTAGCATGCATAAATACTCTAAGAATTAAaccattttacaaatacattctAAATATATCAACACATTTAAACTTAATGTGCTTCTTATAAGGAGGCTGCTTTCacataatttctaaaaatgaaagccagcgccaaaggcactgCTTTCAAATAAAGCCAAAAATGCTGATTGAAACCCAATATCTGTCCATGTACAGGTGTAGtcacattaaaaataaacaatataagttaaaggagaaacataGAAGAACGAAGCTTTAATATACCGTCTAATCTGCAGacaaatttaaaacaaacaattcTACAAAAGCAAGGTAAAGCCAcacatgattttttaaatattgctatttaaaaagtccaaacaaaaataatgaacaaGGCTTTAATTTGCCTTAAACCAGAGACTGGACTTGATTAATAAGTGTCCCTTACTAacaaaaatttaaacaaaaaaacaacaaaataattgtAACCTCTCTATAGATTAGTTGGTCAGGTGTAGCCAGTCACATAATATTTCACTTTTCTTCAGAATAAAATGTTTAGCCTAAAATCTCAATATACTCACGGACTTCCCCGGGAAGCCTGACGTGCTGCTTGACGTTCCTTCCTTTTTTTATCAGGTGGCTTAGCAAGAACTATTTCAATatcttccccttccagttctgttCCATTCATCTCATCCATGGCcttaaaatttaaaggaaaaataatcaaGACAAAGGCAGGTTTGTTAAATGCAAACCCTATGCATTCAAAATCCACAGTTCTACCCATCATATCTTTAACCATTAAAATAAGTAGAATTCAGAACATGAATAAGTACTGATAGATCGACACACAAAACCTGATGAATAAGCAATGAAAACAATTTAAGTCTAAAGCATTAATATGCAAAGCCCTTCTAAGGCATATGAAATGTCTCTGCCACCGGTTAGTGCTTTCCCTTTCCATGAATTGGAAATGCTCTACCTATGGCAGACAAAAGGCAGTGATAGACAGCACTAATAAGACAGGAAATTTAATGTGAAATACTCTCAATTAGCTCAATATATTACAGTCACAAATCCTTGTTCCCTTTTGTGTAATGACAGTATAAGGTACTTAAGGTTGTCAGACCTCTCACGGGCAGGGTGCATAAGTATTCGTTTCTTTAATCTGTAGTGGTAAAACAGTGAAATGCTTTTAAAGGAATGAGAacgcgttttaaagtaattaaaatatcatgtactgttgccttgcactgataaaagttgtgtgtttgatTTCGAaagactactacagtttatataataggctgctgtgtagccatgggggcagccattaaaactgaaaaaggagaaaaggcacagataaCTTAACAGATAACAGACAGAATCTGTAATGTAGAACAATGGTAtcctacagagtgcatctgttatctgctatgtataacatgtgctttgaatggctgccccatggctttacagcagcttgtttatataaactatagtagtgtttttaaagcaaacacaccaattgtacTAATGCAGGggaacattacattatattttacttactttaaaacactcattttttaggtgttactattcctttaataaggGAGTATTTGCTGGAATAATCCCTTGGTTCAATGTGCCCCCCAAATAggtgattttttccccctcttctgACCACAATCTTTCTgaggaaaaaaagatatatttctCTGGGTTGCATTATATGGAAACTCAAATGAATATGGCACCATCACAGAATTCCACCTTTCTAACATGTCAGTTGGTCAAATTTGTTGCACCAGTCAAATGTATGAGAAAGGACTTTGACCTGTAAACATCTAAAAGCAACTACAATTCAGTTGTGAAGTTGTAGGCCACAGAAATTCACAGAATTGGCCTTCAGCATATTGAAGCATGTAGTGCTTGTCCTCACTCACTGCTGAGTTACAAGCTGTATCTGGAACAAAAACTATTCAtcacaaaattaataaaatgggATTCCATGGGTATGTAGCTGCACATACAGGACAAGCAAATCGAGCATAAGTGAAACGTCTCATGGATTAGTCTTGGTTCGGTGGATTCTAGTAAAACCCAACTAGCAGTTATGCTGGTTTCACTCAAAGATAAAAGGttggacatttgtcttttttcaacccaagttacttactatgttattacatGGATAAAGGACCAAGAACATTGTAGACAGCTACAATCCTTGGTTCCATTAAAAGCACCCCCCTCAATTTTACAGCAGTGTGACGGCTCATAACATCTCAAGTCAAGTTCCCTTTATCATTGCTCCAACAAAAAACATTGATCCCTGTGGGGGTGGGTTGTTTTGTGGAGAGTAGAAGCCAAAGACAGACAAGGTTGCTTGCTGTGCCATGGCAACAAAATATAGAACTTATTAAGCAACTGCAATTAAagatagtaaaataaaaacatttttatactctCTCCTTATATATAGCAATCACCTGCTTCAAATAGATATTTAGGCTTACCCTCACTGCAGCATCTCTTTCATCAAAATGCACAAAGGCATAATCTTTCAGTTTTTTCACACGCTCCAGCTTTCCAAAGACAGAGAATGCTTTTTCCAGAATCTCTTCAGTCACAGTGGAGGAAAGATTTCTTACAAACAGAACTTtaacctggcaaaaaaaaaaaaaaaaaaatgtttggtaaaGGCTTtagttcaggggtgtccaaaaggtagatcgggatttgccagtagacctttagttggtgatcagtagatcccaagtaggggtttttttttggaaaatgttgaattctcctttaaaatagcatAAGAATGTCGAAAACTTCAGGCACAGTTTCTCAGGTTGCTGAATTTCCACACACTGGCTCATTTCAACTCCATATGTATGACACCATAGGCAACTCGCAGCTGATTTACTGAAATGGTCTCCTGAATTTGTTTGACAAGCAGTTTTATGAACACCACTCTTGTTAAGATAGGTTGAAAATCTGTTGACCGACTAGTTAACCACTACATATTGATGTAAAATCTGCAGCGGTAAtttcaaaactgttataacacctaACATGCAGTAGCAGACAATTTGCtttatttaagtttttctttaaaagcaaCAGCTCAGTAACAATTCGTTTTTCTTCAGAGTACAGTGTACTGAATTTGAAAGATTTAAGTATATAAGTCATAACAGTTTTGTTAATACTGCTATAATGCTATAAAAGGGAATCTTTTATTTGTCACATAGATACAGCAGTGCCCAAGCTAGTTAAGAAAGTAGATTAAGGTTTTCCATGTAACAGACTGCTAGTGGGCCCAGAAAAGGTATAGTCAGCACAGAAAGCAAACCTGCTATTTCTCCCTAAGGCTAAAGCAGTTTGTGTCTTTTATACTTCAAGTCATCCTTGGAGGTCCAAACATTACAGAACGTTACagacttaaattaaaaaaatctggggCATCAGTAATTCAGGTTGTGCACTCAGAAGTGCCTTGGAGAACAAATAGGTTTCCTTCCCAAATCTTACCTTAAATGGCCATCATGCCCCCACACTTCAATTCTCCAAGTATTTTCACCCAAGGTACCAGCCCCAGAGTTTGGCAAAAAGTGCATCACAGTTTACCTGTATATTCACTGTTTAAacatgtattttacttttttctatgGACATTATTAAAGTGGGGGTGTGAAAAAACTGCTACAGATTCTCTCTAAAACTGAGGTTATGTATAGCTATAGCAAAACAAAATCCACTAACACATTtgaccttaaaaaataaaaaaaattatataaaacgcTTGACCCAACATTACTTACATGTAGTATCACTAAATACTATAATGACATTGTTGTTTTGGTtttgtaaaattaataaaaatttacacatatatatgcaTAGGGTGTTAATATCCAAATATTTACTTGTATTATTGCATATGGGcaattttttatatatggaaAAAATTGTTAAGTATTTCAATCTAATTCAATATGACCCATGTCCAAAGCACAATAATCATGTCAAcattgtatatctatctatctatctctccatatataaataatagtccAGAAAAAGCACTCACAGCCATGACCATCAgctgtatatcaaaatatatttattcgtgcatggtgcatcaacacGTTTCGgctcacatatataaatatatataaaactgttgCAAAGCATAAATCTCACCTTTGCCATTATTTCTGGATCAGGTTCCTCAACAGGATCTGCCCACTCCACGGTCACAACATTGCCCCACACTTTCACCTTGCCACTCATCAATCTGCGTCGAGCCTGAGCTGCAGTTTTGTGATCTTCATATTCCAGAAAGCAGAAGCCACGATTTTTCTTTTTATCGTCTGGTTGATGGTAGAGAATCACTTCCATCAAGCCCTCTGgaaggaaaattatattttaggatgGTAGTTTCACATTCTAGTGCTACTGTTGTCAGCTTCTAAAACAAACTTTTGAAAACTTTAATGAATGTACTTGCAAGATCTGTTTGAACAAGActgtggacaaaaaaaaaaaaaaatctgggtaGAAGAATGCTGCTGATAACATATAGATATGTTTAGCTTCTATGTTGTTATCATCAATGAACAGTATTCTGCTCCGTATATCAGAGTTTAAAAATTCCTCCCCcccctgaaaaataaaacatacatttcaataaataaaatacattttaattttccaaTTTGTGTTTGTGTAATGAAACAAGACATATCGTTTCATAAACATAGTAGCTTTCCTGGTCGTcaagtatattttctctttataagCGATAACCCAcccaatttctataaaataaaCTTTGTTGTTATGGAggacaaaatgtgtttttaaatttgTGCATAGCCAGGGCAGAGAAAAAATAATGCTGAATCTAGTATACGTAATTCTTAAACTTTATAGTCATAATAATGCTACATTTGCCAAATTGAGAGAATATTTGAGATTAAAACAATGGAAATCATACATATTTTAAGCCCTACAAGATCAAGTAGCAGTAACTGAAATAAGTAAGATAAGTTTAGCAAGAACAAAAGGATACCCCATTCTgagaaatttattataaaatacatttttagagcaaGTTTTGTTAACAGAAAATTTCCcagtagtgcaaaaaaaaaaaataaataaaaaaaatttaacattacctgtaactttgcCAAATTCTTCCAAAATATTctctttagttttgttttttgggATGGACCCAACAAACAGTCTGTTGTTAGCCACAGAAATGCAAACGCCGATGTGTTTGCCTGGCCGGATTTCATAGTTGTCACACTTAATGCAAACCAAGAGAAGATGTGAACATAAAGcatattttgaaaaacagatacaaaaaggagaa
Proteins encoded in this region:
- the hnrnpr.L gene encoding heterogeneous nuclear ribonucleoprotein R; translation: MKNYRQKEKQGNKTQESAKAPDEAKIKALLERTGYTLDVTTGQRKYGGPPPESISSGAQPGIGTEVFVGKIPRDLFEDELVPHFEKAGPIWDLRLMMDPLSGQNRGYAFITFCNKEDALEAVKLCDNYEIRPGKHIGVCISVANNRLFVGSIPKNKTKENILEEFGKVTEGLMEVILYHQPDDKKKNRGFCFLEYEDHKTAAQARRRLMSGKVKVWGNVVTVEWADPVEEPDPEIMAKVKVLFVRNLSSTVTEEILEKAFSVFGKLERVKKLKDYAFVHFDERDAAVRAMDEMNGTELEGEDIEIVLAKPPDKKRKERQAARQASRGSPYDDYYYYPPPRMPPSGRGRGRGGRGGYSFPQDYYGYEDYYDDYYSYDYHDYRGGYDDPYYGYDDGYPVRGRGGRGGRGGPPPPRGRSVPPQRGGRSSYAPRGSPMGPPRGSRGGRGGPAPQQPRGRSSRGSRGSRGGNIGGKRKADGYTQPDSKRRQTNNQQNWGTQPIAQQPLQQGGDYTGNYGYSNDNQEFYQDTYGQQWK